The following coding sequences lie in one Nakaseomyces glabratus chromosome K, complete sequence genomic window:
- the SNU56 gene encoding Snu56p (CAGL0K11132g~Ortholog(s) have mRNA binding activity, role in mRNA splicing, via spliceosome and U1 snRNP, U2-type prespliceosome, commitment complex localization), giving the protein MMRKRARNGYDGDRENRSALNKKAKRHPALTQDSYDLWKNLDRIRKLHKNSDKVLKRSVVLIPLSCETNNTIVQCIQHLLRYVDQERLHFKTVSGQLYTHVVILRNFSVLDFCLVVPVLLSAVKRLNSKTSDYFKFDSHIFCNGTFFVPDNTVISIDRTTLQLKETALRLIPGFKELNCTPTESNNIQDMINTLANFISKVKFGKNKDDIYATFKRELALFSKRTRFGLGEVSMLEKGMLIDSQAVIDKNLPLVQNTKAKLQTYVQTLLDENEDKITTEVQTTAAKSSDAISSTNGNNNVASKPIQSRFQNNQSHNVPSSRYSHQATSTAIRKPYTAKEASPLPTQSRASPGRPRFMTIEEIRGRCIATVRASIDSVKKISAYQIVKVYVKFPKKDSDTLFSNLDELRNKSNCNIVVLHYNNEHESKQWLDGLDLTRYIRGQDEPNASTVRILSIGGVAEYIVTALEGILALLQEQT; this is encoded by the coding sequence ATGATGCGCAAAAGGGCACGCAATGGATATGATGGTGACAGGGAAAATAGAAGTGCATTGAATAAGAAAGCGAAGAGGCACCCAGCTCTAACGCAGGACAGTTATGATTTGTGGAAGAATCTGGATAGGATACGAAAGCTACATAAAAATTCAGATAAAGTGCTGAAGAGGAGTGTAGTGCTGATACCGTTAAGCTGTGAGACAAATAACACCATAGTGCAATGCATTCAACATTTATTGAGATATGTGGATCAAGAAAGACTGCATTTCAAAACGGTAAGTGGCCAATTGTATACACATGTTGTCATATTAAGAAATTTTAGTGTTTTGGATTTCTGTCTCGTTGTCCCAGTTCTACTATCAGCAGTGAAAAGGTTGAACAGTAAAACTTCAGATTATTTCAAGTTCGACAGTCATATATTCTGCAATGGTACTTTCTTTGTACCAGATAATACAGTGATATCTATTGACAGAACTACTCTACAATTAAAGGAGACGGCACTGAGACTGATACCCGGATTTAAGGAACTAAATTGTACACCGACTGAATCTAATAATATACAGGATATGATAAATACACTGGCAAACTTTATATCTAAAGTGAAATTTGGAAAGAACAAGGATGACATATATGCAACATTTAAGAGAGAGTTGGCtttgttttcaaaaagaacaagatTTGGACTAGGTGAGGTGTCGATGTTAGAGAAGGGAATGCTAATTGATTCCCAGGCTGTAATAGATAAAAATCTACCACTTGTACAGAACACTAAGGCAAAGCTTCAAACTTATGTACAAACACTACTAGATGAAAACGAGGATAAGATAACCACCGAAGTTCAGACAACAGCAGCCAAGAGTTCTGATGCCATCAGTAGTACCAACGGAAATAATAACGTAGCCTCAAAACCCATCCAATCAAGGTTTCAAAACAACCAATCACACAATGTACCATCAAGCAGATATAGCCATCAAGCTACTAGCACTGCAATCAGAAAACCATACACCGCAAAGGAGGCAAGTCCCTTACCAACACAATCTAGAGCATCGCCTGGAAGACCCAGATTCATGACAATTGAAGAGATCAGAGGTAGATGTATTGCCACTGTGAGAGCGTCAATAGATTCTGTGAAGAAAATATCTGCATACCAAATAGTAAAAGTGTATGTTAAGTTTCCAAAAAAGGACTCGGACACATTGTTCAGTAACCTTGACGAGTTAAGAAACAAGTCTAACTGTAACATCGTTGTACTGCATTATAACAATGAGCATGAATCGAAGCAATGGCTTGATGGCCTAGACTTGACAAGATACATAAGGGGCCAAGATGAACCTAATGCAAGCACTGTGAGGATACTCAGCATCGGGGGTGTAGCAGAATATATCGTCACTGCTCTGGAAGGTATTTTGGCACTATTGCAAGAGCAAACGTAA